In the genome of Pseudomonas protegens, one region contains:
- the atpA gene encoding F0F1 ATP synthase subunit alpha — MQQLNPSEISEIIKGRIDKLDVTSQARNEGTVVSVSDGIVRIHGLADVMYGEMIEFPGGVYGMALNLEQDSVGAVVLGAYTTLAEGMSAKCTGRILEVPVGKELLGRVVDALGNPVDGKGPLNNTETDAVEKVAPGVIWRKSVDQPVQTGYKAVDAMIPVGRGQRELIIGDRQIGKTALAIDAIINQKDSGIFCVYVAIGQKQSTIANVVRKLEENGALANTIIVAASASESAALQFLAPYSGCTMGEYFRDRGEDALIVYDDLSKQAVAYRQISLLLRRPPGREAYPGDVFYLHSRLLERASRVSEEYVEKFTNGAVTGKTGSLTALPIIETQAGDVSAFVPTNVISITDGQIFLESAMFNSGIRPAVNAGVSVSRVGGAAQTKIIKKLSGGIRTALAQYRELAAFAQFASDLDEATRKQLEHGQRVTELMKQKQYAPMSIADMSLSLYAAERGFLTDVEIAKVGSFEQAMIAYFNRDHADLMAKINVKGDFNDEIDAGLKAGIEKFKATQTW; from the coding sequence ATGCAGCAACTCAATCCTTCCGAAATAAGTGAAATTATCAAGGGCCGCATCGACAAGCTCGATGTGACCTCCCAAGCCCGTAACGAAGGCACTGTCGTCAGCGTATCTGACGGCATCGTGCGGATTCACGGTCTGGCCGACGTTATGTACGGCGAGATGATCGAGTTTCCGGGCGGCGTCTACGGTATGGCCCTCAACCTTGAGCAAGATTCTGTAGGTGCCGTAGTACTGGGCGCTTACACCACTCTGGCTGAAGGCATGAGCGCCAAGTGCACCGGCCGCATCCTCGAAGTTCCGGTTGGTAAGGAACTGCTGGGTCGCGTAGTCGACGCACTGGGTAACCCAGTTGACGGCAAAGGTCCGCTGAACAACACCGAGACCGACGCGGTCGAGAAAGTTGCTCCAGGCGTGATCTGGCGTAAGTCGGTAGACCAGCCTGTACAGACTGGCTACAAGGCTGTCGATGCCATGATCCCTGTCGGCCGTGGCCAGCGTGAGCTGATCATCGGTGACCGTCAGATCGGTAAGACCGCTCTGGCGATCGACGCGATCATCAACCAGAAAGACAGCGGCATTTTCTGCGTATACGTAGCGATCGGTCAGAAGCAATCGACCATCGCCAACGTGGTTCGCAAGCTGGAAGAAAACGGCGCTCTGGCTAACACCATCATCGTGGCGGCCAGTGCTTCGGAATCGGCAGCACTGCAATTCCTGGCACCGTACTCCGGTTGCACCATGGGCGAATACTTCCGCGACCGCGGTGAAGACGCGCTGATCGTTTATGACGATCTGTCCAAGCAAGCAGTGGCTTACCGCCAGATTTCCCTGCTGCTGCGCCGTCCACCAGGCCGTGAAGCCTACCCAGGTGACGTGTTCTATCTCCACTCCCGTCTGCTGGAGCGCGCTTCCCGCGTTTCCGAAGAGTACGTAGAGAAGTTCACCAACGGCGCAGTGACTGGCAAGACCGGTTCCCTGACCGCTCTGCCGATCATCGAAACCCAGGCTGGCGACGTTTCCGCGTTCGTTCCGACCAACGTGATCTCCATCACCGACGGTCAGATCTTCCTGGAATCGGCCATGTTCAACTCCGGGATCCGTCCTGCTGTGAACGCCGGTGTTTCGGTATCCCGTGTGGGTGGTGCCGCTCAGACCAAGATCATCAAGAAGCTGTCCGGTGGTATCCGTACCGCTCTGGCTCAGTACCGTGAACTGGCGGCATTCGCCCAGTTCGCTTCTGACCTGGACGAAGCGACCCGTAAGCAACTTGAGCATGGTCAGCGCGTTACCGAGCTGATGAAGCAGAAGCAATATGCGCCGATGTCCATCGCCGACATGTCCTTGTCCCTGTACGCCGCTGAACGTGGCTTCCTGACGGACGTCGAGATTGCCAAAGTTGGTAGCTTCGAACAGGCCATGATTGCTTACTTCAACCGCGATCACGCCGACCTGATGGCGAAGATCAACGTGAAGGGTGACTTCAACGACGAAATCGACGCTGGCCTCAAAGCCGGTATCGAGAAGTTCAAAGCCACCCAAACCTGGTAA